A segment of the Syntrophorhabdaceae bacterium genome:
AACAAATAATGCGGTCTGTTTGATGTTGGGAAGAATATGGAACAACTGGTGTAATGAGGCGGCTCATCTCCTCGATGACGCAACTGCCGGTATAATTGACCATGTAGCTGAAAAATTTGTTTCAGAAGGACCTTTCCGGACACTGAATACAACGAAGGGTAATAATGTTGTTTTTGAAGGAAACACTCTGCAGATGGAAGAGGGGGATCATTACCTGCCATCACCTGCCCTGAAGGCCGCACAGCCCTGGGAAACAAAGAAACCGGGCAGCACCCCCGATGTCCCTGAAGACAAAATAAACATGGTCAGGGATAGGTTGCTGGGGGTTCTCTTTTCACAGTCTTTCGATATCGTGGATCGCGGCATTGGAACACCGGAGGACCTGAACTTTGGCTGCCAGGTTGCCCTTGGCTTCAACAAGGGGCCGATGGATATCATGCTCGACATGGGCGAGGATACAACACGTCAGATTGTAAATAAATTTCAGGCTGCAAGAGGCGGCTTTCCGGGACCAAAGAGGGCATATCAAGAGTACCAGAACTTCAGGCGATACATTCTATTAGACGAGATCGATGGCGTGAAGATCATTACCATACGTCGGCCGCAGGCAATGAACGCCATACGTGAAGAGTTGAATAATGAAATCATGGCCCTGTTGAAAGAGTATGAAAATGACCCGAACACAAAGGGGTTTGTCCTCACCGGATACGGTACAGCAGCATTTTCAGCCGGGGCTGACATCGGCACTTTCCCTGACATGCTGGGTGATATAGAAAAGGGCACCCAGGCAGCCAGGGATTGGGCAAAGGTACAGCCTTACATGGACCAGCTTGGCAAACCCATTGTGGCCGCTATAAACGGTGTGGCGCTCGGCGGAGGATTAGAGCTGGCGATCCGCTGCCACAGCATGGTGGCAACTGCAAACGCGAGATTTCAGTTTCCGGAGATCATGCTCGGTATACTGCCCGCCATAGGAGGAACAATTGTTCCATACCGGAAGTGGCCGAAAGGGGCAGGACTCTTCCATGAGATGCTCTGTCTGGCAAGACCGATCAACGTAAAAGAGGCTTTGGAGATAGGCATGGTGAGCAAGGTAACAAATAGTTATTATGAGATGATCGAAGAGGCCATCAGGGAGGTTAATAATCTCACGGGCAGAATCAGGAGGATCCCCGATGGAAGGGTAGATATCCCGAAGATGGAAATGCCGGAGAACCCTGCGGCCGGCAAGCTCGCTTTAAGTAAAGAGTCGATATCCATCATTATCAAAACAGTTGAGAAAGGGGCCCAGGCGGAACGTTTTGCCGATGCCCTGGAAATCGGCTACCGGGGTTTCGGTGAGATTGCCTGCACCGAGGCAGCCAAAGAAGGCGTTGCCGCATTCATGGAAAAAAGAATTCCTGTATATAAGAAATGAGCATAGCGCACAGCAAACCGTATATCGTAGTTCGTATATCGTATATCGGGATTGCAAAAAAGGTCGTTCGGCGTTCGGCGTTCGGCGCAAGGGGATGAAACCCGTAAGATGTTTTAACTTTTCACTTTTCACATTTCACGATATCAGCAGAAAGCTGATAGCTGCTAAAAGGAGGTAGAAGATGCTTAAAAGCAAATGGTTGCCCGCGGGCAAGATAATGGAGGTTCAGGCACTTAATATTCCGAACAAGGTGGCTGTCAAGGATAAGTTCCGCCAACTGACCTTCAGGGAATGGAACGATAGGTCGAACCGGCTGTCAAATGCCCTGGCTGCCATTGGTGTTGAAAAAGGAGACAAATTTGCAATTCTCGCCTATAATTGTATAGAGTGGATGGAGATATATGCTGCTGCATCAAAAGGTGGACAGGTGGCAGTGCCGATAAACTTCAGACTTGCCGGACCGGAGATTGAATATATTGTGAACCATTCCGAATCGAAAGCCTTCATTGTTGCCCGGGAATTAGCCGATATTATTGACCATATCAGGCCGAATTTAAATATTCCCAAAAATAATTACATTTTATTTGGAACTGACGCAACCCCTGATGGCTGGCAATCCTATGAAAAGATCATAGCGGCAGCGTCTCCTGAGGGACCACCTGTGACAGTTGATGGCGCGGACCCCTGGTTGATCATGTATACCTCAGGGACAACGGGAAAGCCCAAAGGAGTTGTCAGGAACCACGAGGCAACCCTTGCTGAATTTATCATCAATATTATAGATGTCGGCTTCAGGCATGACGATATGGGGCTCCTCGTTATGCCCATGTGTCATATAAACTCGGTATTCTATTCTTTTGTCTTTACGTATATCGGGGCCAGTTGTTATGTTTGCAATCTCGTATCCTTTGATCCTGAAGATATCCTGAAAATAATACAGGATGAGCGGATCACGTTTGTCTCCCTCGTCCCGACGCATTACATCATGATGCTCGCCCACCCGAACAAGGATAAATACGATGTTTCTTCGATGAAAAAGCTTCTCTGCTCTTCGGCGCCGGTCAGGAGGGACACAAAGCTGGCCATCATCGATTACTTCAAGGGTGCGGAACTTTATGAGATATATGGCTCAACAGAGGCCGGATCGGTGACCATACTCAAACCGGAAGACCAGCTGAATAAACTCAGCTCTATCGGCAAAGAGGTGTCTGCAACAGACCGGATCAAGATCCTCGATGAAGAGGGGAAAGAGGTGCCTGAGGGTGAAGTTGGCGAGCTGTACGCACGAACCCCTGAAATATTTACAGAATACTGGAAAGACCCTGAGAGGACCAAGAAGGCTTTCCAGGGAGAGTGGTTTTCGGCAGGGGACATGGCGAAAAGGGATGCCGACGGTTTCTATTATCTGGTTGATAGAAAGGCCAACATGATAATAACCGGTGGCGAGAACGTCTTTCCTTCGGAGGTAGAAAATGTCATTGGGGGACATCCGGCAGTAAAGGATGTTGCGGTGATCGGAATACCCCATGAGAAATGGGGAGAGGCTGTCAAGGCTGTTGTTATACTCC
Coding sequences within it:
- a CDS encoding enoyl-CoA hydratase/isomerase family protein, encoding TNNAVCLMLGRIWNNWCNEAAHLLDDATAGIIDHVAEKFVSEGPFRTLNTTKGNNVVFEGNTLQMEEGDHYLPSPALKAAQPWETKKPGSTPDVPEDKINMVRDRLLGVLFSQSFDIVDRGIGTPEDLNFGCQVALGFNKGPMDIMLDMGEDTTRQIVNKFQAARGGFPGPKRAYQEYQNFRRYILLDEIDGVKIITIRRPQAMNAIREELNNEIMALLKEYENDPNTKGFVLTGYGTAAFSAGADIGTFPDMLGDIEKGTQAARDWAKVQPYMDQLGKPIVAAINGVALGGGLELAIRCHSMVATANARFQFPEIMLGILPAIGGTIVPYRKWPKGAGLFHEMLCLARPINVKEALEIGMVSKVTNSYYEMIEEAIREVNNLTGRIRRIPDGRVDIPKMEMPENPAAGKLALSKESISIIIKTVEKGAQAERFADALEIGYRGFGEIACTEAAKEGVAAFMEKRIPVYKK
- a CDS encoding AMP-binding protein, with amino-acid sequence MLKSKWLPAGKIMEVQALNIPNKVAVKDKFRQLTFREWNDRSNRLSNALAAIGVEKGDKFAILAYNCIEWMEIYAAASKGGQVAVPINFRLAGPEIEYIVNHSESKAFIVARELADIIDHIRPNLNIPKNNYILFGTDATPDGWQSYEKIIAAASPEGPPVTVDGADPWLIMYTSGTTGKPKGVVRNHEATLAEFIINIIDVGFRHDDMGLLVMPMCHINSVFYSFVFTYIGASCYVCNLVSFDPEDILKIIQDERITFVSLVPTHYIMMLAHPNKDKYDVSSMKKLLCSSAPVRRDTKLAIIDYFKGAELYEIYGSTEAGSVTILKPEDQLNKLSSIGKEVSATDRIKILDEEGKEVPEGEVGELYARTPEIFTEYWKDPERTKKAFQGEWFSAGDMAKRDADGFYYLVDRKANMIITGGENVFPSEVENVIGGHPAVKDVAVIGIPHEKWGEAVKAVVIL